In Coregonus clupeaformis isolate EN_2021a chromosome 32, ASM2061545v1, whole genome shotgun sequence, the following are encoded in one genomic region:
- the LOC121580528 gene encoding AKT-interacting protein, with product MNLNPFWSMSTNTGRKRSDGEEQTGQQSGEQQQRASPARPSFGKKQLPSIPKNAVPITKPASPAATAQLANGTHASYGPFYLEYSLLAEFTLVIKQKLPGIYVQPSYKSALMWFGVIFIRHGLYQDGVFKFTVYIPDNYPDGECPRVVFDIPVFHPLVDPVSGELDVRRAFTKWRRNHNHIWQVLMYARTVFYKINTMEPLNPEAAVLYDKDVQLFKSKVVESVKLCNSHLFDQPKMDDPYAISFSSWNPAVHDEAKERMFTHKRRPEDHHKGLQVSGLSWVKPGSTQPFSKDDNPPLS from the exons ATGAACCTGAACCCATTCTGGAGCATGTCTACCAATACTGGTCGTAAG AGATCTGACGGTGAGGAACAGACTGGACAGCAGAGTGGAGAGCAGCAGCAAAgagccagtccagcccggcctagCTTTGGGAAGAAGCAGCTTCCCTCCATCCCTAAGAATGCAGTCCCCATCACCAAGCCTGCCTCTCCTGCCGCCACGGCCCAGTTGGCCAATGGCACACACGCCTCCTACGGTCCATTCTACCTGGAGTACTCGCTGCTGGCTGAGTT CACGCTAGTGATCAAGCAAAAACTGCCTGGAATCTATGTGCAGCCATCCTACAAATCAGCATTGA TGTGGTTCGGGGTCATTTTCATAAGACATGGCTTGTACCAGGATGGAGTCTTCAAGTTCACTGTGTATATTCCAGATAACTATCCTGATGGCGAATGTCCT AGAGTGGTGTTTGATATCCCAGTCTTCCACCCGCTAGTGGACCCTGTTTCAGGAGAGCTTGATGTCAGGCGAGCCTTCACCAAGTGGAG GCGTAATCACAACCACATATGGCAGGTCTTGATGTACGCACGCACAGTGTTCTACAAGATCAACACCATGGAACCACTCAACCCAGAAGCTGCTGTTCT GTACGACAAGGATGTTCAGTTGTTCAAAAGCAAGGTGGTAGAAAGCGTCAAACTATGCAACAGTCACCTCTTCGACCAGCCCAAGATGGACGATCCTTATGCAATAAG TTTCTCTTCATGGAACCCAGCGGTCCACGACGAGGCGAAGGAACGGATGTTCACACATAAA AGACGGCCTGAGGATCACCACAAGGGCCTGCAGGTGTCAGGACTGTCTTGGGTGAAGCCCGGATCCACACAGCCCTTCAGCAAAGACGACAATCCCCCACTGAGCTGA